One stretch of Cervus canadensis isolate Bull #8, Minnesota chromosome 5, ASM1932006v1, whole genome shotgun sequence DNA includes these proteins:
- the SNRNP200 gene encoding U5 small nuclear ribonucleoprotein 200 kDa helicase: MADVTARSLQYEYKANSNLVLQADRSLIDRTRRDEPTGEVLSLVGKLEGTRMGDKAQRTKPQMQEERRAKRRKRDEDRHDINKMKGYTLLSEGIDEMVGIIYKPKTKETRETYEVLLSFIQAALGDQPRDILCGAADEVLAVLKNEKLRDKERRKEIDLLLGQTDDTRYHVLVNLGKKITDYGGDKEIQNMDDNIDETYGVNVQFESDEEEGDEDVYGEVREEASDDDMEGDEAVVRCTLSANLVASGELMSSKKKDLHPRDIDAFWLQRQLSRFYDDAIVSQKKADEVLEILKTASDDRECENQLVLLLGFNTFDFIKVLRQHRMMILYCTLLASAQSEAEKERIMGKMEADPELSKFLYQLHETEKEDLIREERSRRERVRQSRMDTDLETMDLDQGGEALAPRQVLDLEDLVFTQGSHFMANKRCQLPDGSFRRQRKGYEEVHVPALKPKPFGSEEQLLPVEKLPKYAQAGFEGFKTLNRIQSKLYRAALETDENLLLCAPTGAGKTNVALMCMLREIGKHINMDGTINVDDFKIIYIAPMRSLVQEMVGSFGKRLATYGITVAELTGDHQLCKEEISATQIIVCTPEKWDIITRKGGERTYTQLVRLIILDEIHLLHDDRGPVLEALVARAIRNIEMTQEDVRLIGLSATLPNYEDVATFLRVDPAKGLFYFDNSFRPVPLEQTYVGITEKKAIKRFQIMNEIVYEKIMEHAGKNQVLVFVHSRKETGKTARAIRDMCLEKDTLGLFLREGSASTEVLRTEAEQCKNLELKDLLPYGFAIHHAGMTRVDRTLVEDLFADKHIQVLVSTATLAWGVNLPAHTVIIKGTQVYSPEKGRWTELGALDILQMLGRAGRPQYDTKGEGILITSHGELQYYLSLLNQQLPIESQMVSKLPDMLNAEIVLGNVQNAKDAVNWLGYAYLYIRMLRSPTLYGISHDDLKGDPLLDQRRLDLVHTAALMLDKNNLVKYDKKTGNFQVTELGRIASHYYITNDTVQTYNQLLKPTLSEIELFRVFSLSSEFKNITVREEEKLELQKLLERVPIPVKESIEEPSAKINVLLQAFISQLKLEGFALMADMVYVTQSAGRLMRAIFEIVLNRGWAQLTDKTLNLCKMIDKRMWQSMCPLRQFRKLPEEVVKKIEKKNFPFERLYDLNHNEIGELIRMPKMGKTIHKYVHLFPKLELSVHLQPITRSTLKVELTITPDFQWDEKVHGSSEAFWILVEDVDSEVILHHEYFLLKAKYAQDEHLITFFVPVFEPLPPQYFIRVVSDRWLSCETQLPVSFRHLILPEKYPPPTELLDLQPLPVSALRNSAFESLYQDKFPFFNPIQTQVFNTVYNSDDNVFVGAPTGSGKTICAEFAILRMLLQNSEGRCVYITPMEALAEQVYMDWYEKFQDRLSKKVVLLTGETSTDLKLLGKGNIIISTPEKWDILSRRWKQRKNVQNINLFVVDEVHLIGGENGPVLEVICSRMRYISSQIERPIRIVALSSSLSNAKDVAHWLGCSATSTFNFHPNVRPVPLELHIQGFNISHTQTRLLSMAKPVYHAITKHSPKKPVIVFVPSRKQTRLTAIDILTTCAADIQRQRFLHCTEKDLIPYLEKLSDSTLKETLLNGVGYLHEGLSPLERRLVEQLFSSGAIQVVVASRSLCWGMNVAAHLVIIMDTQYYNGKIHAYVDYPIYDVLQMVGHANRPLQDDEGRCVIMCQGSKKDFFKKFLYEPLPVESHLDHCMHDHFNAEIVTKTIENKQDAVDYLTWTFLYRRMTQNPNYYNLQGISHRHLSDHLSELVEQTLSDLEQSKCISVEDEMDVAPLNLGMIAAYYYINYTTIELFSMSLNAKTKVRGLIEIISNAAEYENIPIRHHEDNLLRQLAQKVPHKLNNPKFNDPHVKTNLLLQAHLSRMQLSAELQSDTEEILSKAIRLIQACVDVLSSNGWLSPALAAMELAQMVTQAMWSKDSYLKQLPHFTSEHIKRCTDKGVESVFDIMEMEDEERNALLQLSDSQIADVARFCNRYPNIELSYEVVDKDAIRSGGPVVVLVQLEREEEVTGPVIAPLFPQKREEGWWVVIGDAKSNSLISIKRLTLQQKAKVKLDFVAPATGAHNYTLYFMSDAYMGCDQEYKFSVDVKEAETDSDSD, encoded by the exons ATGGCGGATGTAACCGCCCGTAGCCTGCAATACGAGTACAAAGCG AACTCGAATCTTGTCCTCCAAGCTGACCGCTCTCTCATTGACCGGACCCGCCGGGATGAACCCACAGGAGAAGtgctatccctggttgggaagctggAGGGCACCCGGATGGGAGATAAGGCTCAACGAACCAAACCACAGATGCAAGAGGAAAGAAGAGCTAA GCGAAGAAAGCGTGATGAGGACCGGCACGACATCAACAAGATGAAGGGTTATACTCTGCTCTCAGAGGGCATCGACGAGATGGTGGGCATCATCTATAAGCCCAAGACCAAGGAGACCCGGGAGACTTATGAAGTGCTGCTCAGTTTCATCCAGGCTGCCCTTGGGGACCAG CCACGTGATATCCTTTGTGGGGCAGCAGATGAAGTTCTCGCTGTTCTAAAGAATGAAAAGCTTCGGgacaaggaaaggagaaaggagattGATCTGCTGCTGGGTCAGACAGATGATACCAGATACCATGTGCTAGTAAACTTGGGCAAAAAGATCACAGACTATGGTGGAGACAAGGAGATCCAGAATATGG ACGACAACATTGATGAGACATATGGTGTGAATGTACAGTTTGAGTCTGATGAGGAG GAAGGTGATGAAGATGTGTACGGGGAGGTTCGTGAAGAGGCATCTGACGATGACATGGAAGGGGATGAGGCCGTGGTGCGCTGCACCCTCTCAGCTAAC CTTGTGGCCTCAGGGGAACTGATGAGTTCCAAGAAGAAGGATCTGCACCCTCGGGACATTGATGCCTTTTGGCTTCAGCGGCAGCTCAGTCGCTTCTACGATGATGCCATTGTGTCACAGAAGAAGGCAGATGAGGTGTTGGAGATTTTGAAG ACAGCCAGCGACGACCGGGAGTGTGAGAACCAGCTGGTTCTGCTCCTTGGTTTCAATACTTTTGATTTTATCAAGGTGTTGCGGCAACACAGGATGATGA TTTTGTACTGTACCTTGCTGGCCAGCGCACAGAGTGAAGCCGAGAAGGAGAGGATCATGGGAAAGATGGAGGCTGACCCAGAGCTGTCCAAGTTCCTCTACCAGCTGCACGAAACGGAGAAGGAGGATCTGATCCGG gaggAACGGTCCCGCAGAGAGCGAGTGCGTCAGTCCCGGATGGACACGGACCTGGAAACCATGGATCTGGACCAGGGCGGAGAG GCACTGGCTCCGCGGCAGGTTCTGGACTTGGAGGACCTTGTATTTACCCAGGGGAGCCACTTTATGGCCAACAAGCGCTGCCAGCTTCCTGACGGGTCCTTCCGGCGCCAGCGCAAGGGCTACGAAGAGGTGCACGTGCCTGCCCTGAAGCCCAAGCCCTTCGGCTCTGAAGAA CAACTTCTTCCAGTGGAGAAGCTGCCCAAGTATGCCCAGGCTGGCTTTGAGGGCTTCAAAACACTGAATCGGATCCAGAGTAAGCTCTACCGTGCCGCCCTGGAGACGGATGAAAATCTGCTGCTCTGCGCTCCTACA GGTGCCGGGAAGACCAACGTGGCTCTGATGTGTATGCTCCGGGAGATAGGGAAGCACATTAACATGGACGGCACCATCAACGTGGATGACTTCAAGATCATCTACATCGCCCCCATGCGGTCTCTGGTGCAGGAGATGGTGGGCAGTTTTGGAAAA CGCCTGGCCACATACGGCATCACTGTTGCGGAGCTGACTGGCGACCACCAGCTGTGTAAGGAGGAGATCAGTGCCACCCAGATCATCGTCTGCACCCCCGAGAAGTGGGACATCATTACCCGCAAGGGCGGGGAACGCACCTACACCCAGCTCGTGCGGCTCATCATCCTG GATGAGATCCATCTTCTCCACGATGACAGAGGTCCTGTCCTGGAAGCGTTGGTGGCCAGGGCCATCCGGAACATTGAAATGACCCAGGAGGACGTCCGCCTCATTGGCCTTAGCGCCACCCTCCCCAACTACGAAGATGTGGCTACCTTTCTACGTGTAGATCCTGCCAAGGGCCTCTTCTACTTTGACAACAG CTTCCGCCCAGTGCCTCTAGAACAGACGTATGTGGGCATCACGGAGAAGAAAGCCATCAAGCGTTTCCAAATCATGAATGAAATTGTTTATGAGAAAATCATGGAACATGCTGGAAAAAATCAG GTACTGGTGTTTGTGCACTCCCGGAAGGAGACCGGGAAGACAGCCAGGGCCATCCGGGACATGTGCCTGGAGAAGGACACGCTGGGTCTGTTTCTGAGAGAGGGCTCAGCCTCCACAGAGGTCCTCCGGACAGAAGCTGAGCAGTGCAAG AACCTGGAGCTGAAGGACCTGCTGCCCTATGGCTTTGCTATTCATCACGCGGGCATGACCAGAGTTGACCGGACGCTTGTAGAGGACCTTTTCGCTGATAAACACATTCAG GTTTTAGTTTCCACAGCAACCCTGGCTTGGGGTGTGAATCTCCCTGCCCACACTGTCATCATCAAAGGCACCCAGGTGTACAGTCCGGAGAAGGGGCGCTGGACTGAACTAGGAGCACTGGACATCCTGCAA ATGCTGGGACGAGCGGGAAGACCTCAGTACGACACCAAGGGCGAAGGCATCCTCATCACCTCTCACGGAGAGCTGCAGTACTACCTGTCACTCCTCAACCAGCAGCTTCCCATTGAGAGCCAGATGGTGTCCAAGCTGCCCGACATGCTCAACGCGGAGATCGTGCTGGGGAACGTTCAGAATGCAAAG GATGCAGTGAACTGGCTGGGTTACGCCTACCTGTATATCCGAATGCTCCGGTCCCCGACCCTCTATGGCATCTCTCACGATGACCTCAAGGGAGACCCACTGCTAGACCAGCGCCGATTGGATCTGGTTCATACCGCTGCTTTGATGCTGGATAAGAACAACCTGGTCAAGTACGACAAGAAGACGGGCAACTTCCAG GTGACAGAACTGGGCCGTATAGCCAGCCACTACTACATCACCAATGATACCGTGCAGACCTACAACCAGCTGCTGAAGCCGACCCTTAGCGAGATTGAGCTCTTCAGAGTCTTCTCGTTGTCCTCAGAGTTCAAGAACATCACCGTGAGAGAG gaggagaagctggaGCTGCAGAAGCTGCTGGAGAGGGTGCCCATCCCCGTTAAGGAGAGCATTGAGGAGCCCAGTGCAAAG ATCAACGTGCTCCTGCAGGCTTTCATCTCGCAGCTGAAGCTGGAGGGCTTTGCGCTGATGGCTGACATGGTCTATGTGACCCAG TCGGCTGGCCGCTTGATGCGGGCCATCTTTGAAATTGTCCTGAACCGAGGCTGGGCGCAGCTTACAGACAAGACCCTGAACCTCTGCAAGATGATCGACAAACGCAT GTGGCAGTCCATGTGTCCTCTGCGCCAGTTCCGGAAGCTCCCTGAGGAGGTTGTGAAGAAGATCGAGAAGAAAAACTTCCCCTTTGAGCGTCTGTACGACCTGAACCACAATGAGATAG GTGAGCTCATCCGCATGCCCAAGATGGGGAAGACCATCCACAAGTACGTCCACCTCTTCCCCAAGCTGGAGCTGTCAGTGCACCTGCAGCCAATCACGCGCTCCACCCTGAAGGTGGAGCTGACCATCACACCCGACTTCCAGTGGGACGAGAAG GTCCACGGCTCGTCGGAGGCCTTCTGGATTCTCGTGGAGGACGTGGACAGCGAGGTGATCCTGCACCACGAGTACTTCCTGCTCAAGGCCAAGTATGCCCAGGACGAGCACCTCATCACGTTCTTCGTGCCCGTCTTTGAGCCACTGCCCCCTCAGTACTTCATCCGTGTGGTGTCCGACCGCTGGCTTT CTTGTGAGACCCAGCTGCCCGTCTCTTTCCGGCACCTGATCCTGCCAGAGAAGTACCCGCCCCCAACCGAGCTGCTAGACCTTCAGCCTTTGCCTGTGTCTGCCCTGAGAAACAGTGCCTTTGAGAGCCTCTACCAGGATAAGTTTCCTTTCTTCAACCCCATCCAGACCCAGG TGTTCAACACTGTGTACAACAGCGACGACAATGTGTTTGTGGGGGCCCCCACGGGCAGCGGGAAGACCATCTGTGCGGAGTTCGCCATCCTGCGGATGCTGCTGCAAAACTCAGAGGGCCGCTGTGTCTACATCACCCCCATGGAGGCCCTGGCCGAACAG GTATACATGGACTGGTATGAGAAGTTCCAGGATAGGCTCAGCAAGAAGGTGGTGCTCCTGACAGGGGAGACCAGCACGGACCTGAAGCTCTTGGGCAAAGGCAACATCATCATCAGCACGCCCGAGAAGTGGGACATCCTCTCCCGGCGGTGGAAGCAGCGCAAGAATGTGCAGAACATCAACCTCTTCGTGGTGGACGAGGTCCACCTCATCGGGGGCGAGAATGGG CCTGTCCTGGAGGTCATCTGTTCCCGGATGCGCTACATCTCCTCCCAGATTGAGCGGCCCATCCGCATCGTGGCTCTCAGCTCTTCGCTCTCCAACGCGAAGGATGTGGCCCACTGGCTGGGCTGCAGCGCCACCTCCACCTTCAATTTCCACCCAAATGTGCGCCCCGTGCCCTTGGAGCTGCACATCCAG GGCTTCAACATCAGCCACACGCAGACTCGCCTGCTGTCCATGGCCAAGCCCGTGTACCATGCCATCACCAAGCACTCGCCCAAGAAGCCTGTCATCGTCTTCGTGCCCTCCCGCAAGCAGACGCGCCTCACCGCCATCGACATCCTCACCACGTGTGCGGCCGACATCCAGCGCCAGAG GTTTCTGCACTGCACCGAGAAGGACCTGATCCCGTACCTGGAGAAGCTGAGTGATAGCACGCTCAAGGAGACGCTGCTGAACGGGGTGGGCTACCTGCACGAGGGGCTCAGCCCCCTGGAGCGGCGCCTGGTGGAGCAGCTCTTCAGCTCAG GGGCCATCCAGGTGGTGGTCGCTTCTCGGAGTCTCTGCTGGGGCATGAATGTGGCCGCCCACCTGGTGATCATCATGGACACCCAGTACTACAACGGCAAGATCCACGC GTACGTGGATTACCCCATCTACGACGTTCTGCAGATGGTGGGCCATGCCAACCGCCCTCTGCAGGATGATGAGGGGCGCTGCGTCATCATGTGCCAGGGCTCCAAGAAG GATTTCTTCAAGAAGTTCTTGTATGAGCCTTTGCCGGTGGAGTCTCACCTGGACCACTGTATGCATGACCACTTCAATGCCGAGATCGTCACCAAGACCATCGAGAACAAGCAGGACGCTGTGGACTACCTCACCTGGACCTTCCTGTACCGCCGCATGACCCAGAACCCCAATTACTACAACCTGCAGG GCATCTCCCATCGTCACCTGTCTGACCACTTGTCGGAGCTCGTGGAGCAGACCCTCAGTGACCTGGAGCAGTCCAAGTGCATCAGTGTTGAGGATGAGATGGACGTGGCGCCCCTGAACCTGGGCATGATCGCCGCCTACTATTATATCAACTACACCACCATCG agCTCTTCAGCATGTCCCTGAACGCCAAGACCAAGGTGCGAGGGCTCATCGAGATCATCTCCAACGCGGCCGAGTACGAGAACATCCCCATCCGGCACCACGAAGACAACCTCCTGCGGCAG CTGGCCCAGAAGGTCCCCCACAAGCTGAATAACCCTAAGTTCAACGACCCGCACGTCAAGACCAACCTGCTTCTGCAGGCTCACCTGTCCCGCATGCAACTGAGCGCTGAGCTGCAGTCGGACACTGAGGAGATCCTCAGCAAG GCCATCCGGCTCATCCAGGCCTGTGTGGACGTCCTCTCCAGCAATGGCTGGCTCAGCCCGGCCCTGGCGGCCATGGAGCTGGCCCAGATGGTCACCCAGGCCATGTGGTCCAAGGACTCCTACCTGAAACAGCTGCCGCACTTCACCTCCGAGCACATCAAGCGTTGCACAGACAAG GGGGTGGAGAGTGTTTTCGACATCATGGAAATGGAGGATGAAGAGCGCAACGCCTTGCTCCAGCTGTCAGACAGCCAGATCGCGGACGTGGCCCGCTTCTGTAACCGCTACCCCAACATTGAACTGTCCTACGAGGTGGTGGACAAGGATGCCATCCGCAG TGGCGGGCCAGTCGTGGTGCTGGTGCAGCTGGAGCGGGAGGAGGAAGTCACGGGCCCTGTGATCGCGCCTCTCTTCCCGCAG